A genome region from Fervidobacterium changbaicum includes the following:
- a CDS encoding STAS domain-containing protein gives MYTFTEQFGVAIVSLEGDITMQNAMTLRNWVVDNLIKKGKSKIVFDFTRVNFVDSFGLGTFVSLHKTALSANGAIAFASVNDNVKKLLAMTALDKVIRVFPSAMEAVNSIK, from the coding sequence ATGTACACATTCACTGAACAATTCGGTGTAGCTATCGTTTCTCTTGAAGGTGACATAACTATGCAAAACGCTATGACCTTGAGGAACTGGGTGGTTGACAACCTTATTAAAAAGGGTAAATCAAAGATCGTATTCGATTTCACAAGAGTAAATTTCGTTGACAGCTTTGGATTGGGAACTTTTGTGAGTTTACATAAAACAGCGTTATCCGCAAATGGAGCTATTGCTTTCGCTAGCGTCAACGATAATGTAAAAAAACTCCTTGCTATGACTGCCCTAGACAAAGTAATTAGAGTCTTTCCATCAGCCATGGAAGCGGTTAATTCTATTAAGTAG
- a CDS encoding STAS domain-containing protein: protein MEKRMMGDIVKFVLPEELELTNAQEIKRRIYEETFEKGFKKVILDFSKTRYIDSTGLGVMVAIHKQALMNAGAVAFLNLDNNIKNLLKMTALDRILNIFDNENEALEFLNK from the coding sequence ATGGAAAAGAGAATGATGGGGGATATTGTAAAATTTGTACTTCCGGAGGAACTTGAATTAACAAATGCGCAGGAAATTAAAAGGAGGATATACGAAGAAACTTTTGAAAAAGGTTTTAAGAAAGTAATTCTGGACTTTTCCAAAACCAGATACATTGATTCCACGGGACTGGGCGTGATGGTTGCGATACACAAACAAGCGTTAATGAATGCAGGAGCCGTAGCTTTTTTAAATCTCGATAATAACATTAAGAACCTCCTTAAAATGACTGCGCTTGATAGGATATTGAATATATTCGATAATGAAAACGAAGCTCTTGAATTTCTGAACAAATAG
- the rpiB gene encoding ribose 5-phosphate isomerase B — MKIAIGSDHAAFELKERVKEHLQKSGIEVIDCGTYSIESVDYPDYAKRVAEKVTNKECDFGILMCGTGIGMSIAANKIKGIRAALCLFPEMAIYARKHNDANILVLPGRLMGIELAKWTVDAFLSSSFEGGRHERRVKKIEELEK, encoded by the coding sequence ATGAAAATAGCAATAGGTAGTGATCATGCTGCTTTCGAGTTGAAAGAAAGGGTAAAAGAACACCTTCAAAAGTCTGGTATCGAAGTGATCGACTGTGGGACATATTCTATAGAAAGTGTGGATTATCCTGATTATGCAAAGCGGGTTGCTGAAAAAGTTACAAACAAAGAATGCGATTTTGGAATTCTTATGTGTGGAACAGGTATAGGAATGTCAATTGCGGCAAACAAAATCAAAGGCATTCGCGCTGCGCTTTGCCTGTTTCCAGAAATGGCTATTTACGCGCGCAAACATAACGACGCAAATATCTTAGTTCTTCCAGGAAGGCTTATGGGAATCGAGTTAGCAAAGTGGACTGTTGATGCTTTCTTGAGTTCCTCTTTCGAAGGTGGAAGGCACGAAAGAAGAGTCAAGAAAATCGAGGAGCTCGAAAAATAA
- the lexA gene encoding transcriptional repressor LexA: MRELTERQQQVYEFIKEYITIKGFAPSIRDVARHFKMTPRGAQQHIIALEKKGYIKRSKGARAITLADRKESIVVPVKGKIAAGQAIEMFEEVDEEIEVPIEMLRGYGEYFALKVQGDSMTNAHIIDGDYVILKKQYTAENNSIVAAVVDDKITLKRFILKDSVVELVPENESYPIMRYDPKKVRIIGKMVGLIRIVR; encoded by the coding sequence ATGAGGGAATTAACCGAAAGACAACAGCAGGTTTATGAATTCATCAAAGAATACATAACAATAAAAGGCTTCGCACCTTCCATCAGGGACGTCGCACGCCATTTCAAAATGACTCCCAGAGGTGCACAACAACATATCATAGCACTTGAGAAGAAGGGGTACATAAAGCGTTCCAAGGGTGCGCGAGCTATAACACTTGCCGATCGCAAGGAAAGTATAGTCGTCCCTGTAAAGGGAAAAATTGCCGCTGGTCAGGCGATAGAGATGTTCGAAGAAGTTGATGAGGAGATCGAAGTGCCTATCGAGATGCTCCGCGGCTATGGTGAATACTTCGCGCTTAAAGTTCAGGGGGACAGTATGACGAACGCTCATATAATTGATGGTGATTATGTGATACTAAAAAAACAGTACACAGCAGAAAACAACTCGATAGTGGCTGCTGTCGTTGATGACAAAATAACTCTCAAAAGATTCATATTGAAAGATAGTGTTGTTGAACTTGTTCCAGAAAACGAATCATATCCTATTATGAGGTACGACCCAAAGAAAGTAAGGATTATCGGAAAAATGGTAGGACTGATAAGGATCGTAAGGTAA
- the gyrA gene encoding DNA gyrase subunit A: MPSNESNENNNSNVIERILEEELVKSYLSYSMSVIIGRAIPDVRDGLKPVQRRILYSMYELGLLHNKPFKKSARIVGEVMGKYHPHGDAAIYEALVRMAQPWSMRYPLVEGQGNFGSVDRDPPAAMRYTEARLHKIAEEMLEDIDKSTVRMLDNFDGSLQEPEVLPSKIPNLLLNGASGIAVGMATSIPTHNLNDVVDAIIAVIKKPDISIEELIDVIKGPDFPTGGIIIGKSGIREMYVTGKGSFTVRGKVEIKQDKKKKSIIITEIPYGVSKADLINQIASYLQEEEVPVKDLRDESDKEGLRIVIEFPEDINEDVILNNLYQKTSLQTRFNATFLVIDADKQPKLMNLKQLIEAYIKHRFEVIRKRTQYAYQQDSRRAHILEGLIKASRSIDTVVDIIRNAKDTADAMSQLMEILQMTEEQAKAVLDMRLGRLTNLETQNLQSEYREVLVRLEKEKELLMSDEKVYEVIVQELLELKNKYADERRTEITEYEEVITKFDKKDLIPNKDVVMTLTRKGFLKLMDLNAFRTQRRNGKGVTGANLMDDDIISQIIYTKLHNKTLFFTSQGKVYEIENIDIEESSRATKGKPITKYIKLEPNERVLAMMDISDYTGDLLFVTKNGVVKRTSLEDFRNITSKGIRAITFRDGDELVSVLRVEYEESTVLISTKLGMSIRFPVDEVRTMGRNAAGVRGIKLREGDQVVSATILNDDTGYILTITEKGFGKLTEASEYRKQSRDGLGIKNIGEVEKTGSVVGVAYVKGDEEVVVFTKDGASIKFKVADVPPRGRVAQGVKIIHLADGDMVADFAVIGGEE; this comes from the coding sequence TTGCCCAGCAATGAATCCAACGAGAATAACAATTCAAACGTGATAGAACGCATACTGGAAGAAGAGCTTGTTAAGTCTTACTTGAGCTACTCAATGAGCGTTATCATCGGTCGAGCCATACCGGATGTAAGGGATGGGCTTAAGCCGGTTCAACGAAGGATACTGTACTCAATGTATGAACTTGGATTGCTCCATAACAAGCCATTTAAGAAGTCAGCGCGTATCGTTGGTGAAGTCATGGGTAAGTACCACCCGCATGGTGATGCTGCGATATACGAAGCTCTTGTGAGAATGGCCCAGCCCTGGTCAATGAGATACCCTCTTGTTGAAGGTCAAGGAAATTTCGGTTCTGTTGACCGCGATCCACCCGCTGCGATGAGGTACACCGAGGCGAGGCTACATAAGATTGCCGAAGAAATGCTTGAGGACATTGATAAATCAACGGTGCGCATGCTTGATAACTTCGATGGTTCACTGCAAGAACCAGAAGTGCTGCCATCAAAGATACCAAATCTACTTCTAAATGGCGCAAGTGGTATTGCAGTCGGAATGGCAACGAGCATACCAACGCACAATCTAAACGACGTAGTTGATGCAATAATCGCAGTTATTAAAAAACCAGATATATCCATAGAAGAGTTAATAGACGTGATAAAAGGTCCGGACTTCCCAACAGGTGGAATCATAATAGGTAAGTCCGGTATTAGGGAAATGTACGTTACCGGAAAGGGAAGCTTCACAGTTAGGGGAAAGGTAGAGATTAAACAGGACAAGAAGAAAAAGTCTATTATTATCACTGAGATTCCTTATGGTGTAAGTAAAGCCGACTTGATAAATCAGATTGCAAGTTATCTGCAAGAAGAAGAAGTTCCTGTTAAGGACTTGAGGGATGAAAGTGATAAAGAAGGACTTAGGATCGTCATTGAATTTCCGGAAGACATAAATGAAGATGTCATCTTAAACAATCTCTACCAAAAGACAAGTCTTCAGACACGTTTTAACGCCACATTCCTTGTTATCGATGCCGATAAACAGCCGAAATTAATGAACTTAAAACAACTCATAGAAGCGTACATAAAACACAGGTTTGAGGTAATCAGGAAGAGGACACAGTATGCATATCAGCAAGATTCTCGTAGAGCGCACATTCTCGAAGGGCTCATTAAGGCTTCAAGGTCTATCGATACGGTGGTTGACATAATTAGAAATGCGAAAGATACCGCAGACGCCATGTCTCAGCTCATGGAAATACTACAGATGACAGAAGAACAAGCAAAGGCCGTGCTTGATATGAGGCTCGGCAGGTTGACCAACCTTGAAACGCAGAATCTCCAATCCGAATACAGGGAAGTCCTTGTAAGACTTGAAAAGGAAAAAGAACTCTTAATGAGCGATGAAAAGGTGTATGAAGTAATAGTTCAGGAATTACTCGAGCTTAAGAACAAATATGCAGATGAAAGGAGAACAGAGATTACAGAATATGAAGAAGTAATCACAAAATTTGATAAGAAAGACCTTATACCAAACAAGGACGTCGTTATGACACTCACACGAAAAGGTTTCCTAAAACTTATGGACTTAAATGCATTTAGAACACAAAGAAGAAACGGCAAAGGTGTCACTGGTGCGAATCTAATGGATGACGATATCATATCTCAAATCATCTACACGAAACTACATAACAAGACACTCTTCTTTACCTCACAGGGAAAAGTCTATGAAATCGAAAACATAGATATAGAAGAAAGCAGCAGGGCTACAAAAGGAAAACCAATTACCAAGTACATCAAACTTGAGCCAAATGAAAGAGTTCTTGCTATGATGGATATTTCGGATTACACTGGGGATTTGTTATTCGTCACAAAGAACGGCGTTGTGAAGCGAACCAGTTTAGAAGATTTCAGGAACATCACGTCAAAAGGTATAAGAGCTATTACCTTTAGAGATGGGGACGAACTTGTTTCCGTTTTGCGTGTAGAGTATGAAGAAAGTACAGTATTGATCTCTACCAAACTTGGTATGAGTATAAGATTCCCTGTTGATGAGGTTAGGACCATGGGAAGAAATGCCGCAGGTGTTAGGGGGATCAAGTTACGGGAAGGAGACCAAGTAGTCTCAGCCACAATCTTGAACGACGACACTGGATACATACTAACGATAACTGAAAAAGGCTTTGGAAAGCTTACGGAAGCAAGTGAGTACAGGAAACAATCCCGGGATGGACTGGGAATCAAAAATATAGGAGAAGTGGAAAAAACAGGATCCGTTGTTGGAGTTGCTTATGTAAAGGGAGACGAAGAAGTTGTGGTCTTTACAAAAGACGGAGCTTCTATAAAGTTCAAAGTGGCAGATGTGCCACCAAGGGGAAGAGTTGCTCAAGGTGTTAAGATAATCCACTTAGCTGATGGTGATATGGTAGCAGATTTCGCAGTTATAGGTGGTGAAGAATAA
- a CDS encoding histone deacetylase family protein produces the protein MANEKKASLYFCAELNEYFIPKKEIDNGRFIRNPERPSRLKLVLDYIQERFQEIQPTEFSEEHILKVHSEKYFNYIVKKSQEVDEEYLPEVFFVDPIFDTGTPIRRETFSAAKRAVDVVLSATKYAVDNKTPTYALTRPPGHHAMTDFGGGYCYFNNVAIAAKFLEEKGMRIAILDLDFHHGNGTQDIFYKDPNVLYVSIHGDPKRFYPWFSGYETERGEGKAYGTNLNIPLPGNTDIEMYKEALKRAIQKIQDFKPDALMISLGTDTHVKDPVGKFSLLSQDFKKIGVLITSSLEIDYLVIVHEGGYNPKSNLSAVKNFLAGLFGD, from the coding sequence ATGGCGAATGAAAAAAAGGCGAGTTTATATTTCTGTGCCGAACTAAATGAATACTTTATTCCTAAGAAGGAAATCGATAATGGAAGGTTCATAAGAAATCCTGAAAGACCGAGCAGGTTAAAACTTGTTTTGGATTATATCCAGGAACGGTTCCAGGAGATACAACCAACTGAGTTCAGCGAAGAGCATATTTTGAAGGTTCACAGTGAGAAGTACTTTAATTACATCGTCAAGAAGTCGCAGGAGGTAGATGAAGAATACCTGCCAGAGGTATTCTTCGTTGATCCTATATTTGATACAGGAACGCCAATAAGAAGAGAAACGTTTTCAGCGGCAAAAAGAGCTGTAGATGTGGTACTAAGCGCAACGAAATATGCAGTTGACAACAAGACACCAACGTATGCTCTTACGCGACCACCGGGCCACCATGCGATGACTGATTTTGGTGGTGGATATTGTTATTTTAACAACGTGGCAATTGCTGCAAAGTTCTTAGAAGAAAAAGGAATGAGAATTGCCATTCTGGATTTAGATTTCCACCACGGCAATGGGACTCAAGACATATTTTACAAAGACCCCAATGTACTTTACGTTTCCATACACGGTGATCCAAAAAGGTTCTATCCCTGGTTCAGTGGCTATGAAACAGAACGTGGTGAAGGTAAAGCGTATGGAACAAATTTAAACATTCCCCTACCCGGAAATACGGATATAGAGATGTACAAAGAGGCACTAAAACGGGCCATTCAAAAGATACAAGATTTCAAACCAGATGCACTCATGATTTCCCTTGGTACCGATACACACGTAAAAGACCCTGTTGGAAAGTTTTCTCTTTTGTCGCAGGATTTTAAGAAGATAGGTGTTTTGATAACAAGCTCTTTGGAAATTGATTATTTGGTCATTGTACATGAAGGTGGATACAATCCAAAGTCTAACCTCAGTGCAGTAAAAAACTTCCTTGCTGGTCTGTTTGGAGATTAG
- a CDS encoding archease: MFREISHTADLAYEIVAKDLTELLNDIVQIIMENSDFSEGYNGNASKSLSHLFKECSKKDNKDLQNVIKKCYNISDANKEGFIDDLFDAVNDIISTVDRGYLPVKVENQCVYFTKRRVALRIKALTYHGLQVEFGEKITLRVVFDV, encoded by the coding sequence TTGTTTAGAGAAATTTCTCATACAGCTGATCTTGCATATGAAATAGTAGCTAAAGACTTAACAGAGTTGTTAAATGACATTGTTCAGATAATTATGGAGAATTCAGATTTTTCGGAAGGTTATAACGGCAATGCTTCAAAATCGCTGTCACACCTTTTTAAGGAATGTAGTAAGAAAGACAACAAAGATTTGCAAAACGTTATAAAAAAATGTTATAATATCAGCGACGCAAACAAAGAAGGGTTTATAGATGACTTGTTTGATGCTGTTAACGATATAATTTCAACGGTTGACCGTGGATACCTTCCAGTGAAAGTTGAAAATCAGTGTGTTTATTTTACAAAAAGGCGGGTTGCGCTACGAATTAAAGCACTGACATACCACGGATTGCAAGTTGAATTTGGTGAGAAAATAACCCTAAGGGTGGTGTTCGATGTATGA
- a CDS encoding thymidine kinase, producing the protein MTTVGKLTVITGPMYSGKTTELLNFAEIYEIGRKKTLIFKPAIDTRYSADDVVTHKFHKMPARVVKDTKELFEYYQTLKEKPDAVFIDEVHFFDAELAVIVKEIALDGVDVYCAGLDMSYLWEPFETTAKLMALADEVIKKKAVCEVCGEYKATLSYKLKSNGGVFDVGGKDKYIAVCKECYERYEKNGEIRDNKEGRA; encoded by the coding sequence ATGACCACTGTAGGAAAATTAACAGTAATCACAGGTCCCATGTACTCTGGTAAGACGACAGAACTTCTTAATTTTGCTGAGATTTATGAAATTGGTAGGAAAAAAACGCTCATTTTCAAACCGGCGATTGATACACGTTACAGTGCGGATGATGTTGTAACTCACAAATTTCACAAAATGCCTGCACGAGTTGTGAAGGACACAAAGGAGTTGTTCGAGTATTATCAGACGCTGAAAGAGAAGCCGGATGCGGTCTTTATAGACGAGGTCCACTTTTTTGACGCGGAACTGGCCGTTATAGTTAAGGAAATAGCCTTGGATGGAGTGGATGTTTATTGTGCCGGACTGGACATGAGCTATTTATGGGAACCTTTTGAGACAACAGCAAAATTAATGGCTTTGGCTGACGAAGTAATCAAGAAAAAGGCAGTCTGCGAGGTGTGTGGTGAGTACAAAGCAACACTATCGTACAAGCTGAAAAGTAACGGTGGTGTTTTCGATGTAGGTGGAAAGGATAAATACATTGCCGTTTGTAAGGAGTGTTACGAAAGGTATGAGAAAAATGGTGAAATCAGAGATAACAAGGAGGGAAGAGCATGA
- the metG gene encoding methionine--tRNA ligase, whose protein sequence is MKKFYITTPIYYVNAEPHIGSSYTTIVGDIFARFKRMMGYDVFYLTGTDEHGQKIAQAAREKGVEPQQLCDELAQKFKELWRELEITNDYFIRTTDENHMKTVQYFVAKMMENGDVYKGTYEGWYCVPCETYWNEDELEHTEDGKHVCPSCKREVQLIKEENYFFRLSKYNDALLKHFRENPDFVEPDFRRNEMLKILESGLKDLSITRTTLKWGIPMPDDPEHVIYVWVDALINYVSAIGYPDDMESFNKWWPADVHLIGKEINRFHSLIWPAMLMSVGLPLPKKIFAHGWLTVNGQKISKSLGNAIDPREYVKKYGNDVVRYYLVRDIMFGKDGDFSEENLIKRLNSDLANDYGNLLHRTLAMIVKHFDSQIPGIGELEEIDKNLVENYEKTKRMYIELMDKYRITEALDVLWQFIGDLNKYFDETKPWVLAKEGNKERLGTILSLVTESIFKVATLVSCVMPNSSKEIYSRLSVSEAFSEKLLEGWNILKGNKVIHGEPLFKKIEKTQKETEKVQQPQKQGEKTMEKQEKVAGQVGSENVVSVEELIDIDYFKKVDLRVAKVLAAEKVEKSEKLVKLQIDLGELGTRQIVAGIAQFYKPEELVGKLIVVVANLKPAKLMGIESRGMLLAAKKNDKLTLLTVSSEIEPGAKIS, encoded by the coding sequence GTGAAGAAATTCTATATTACCACCCCTATTTACTATGTTAATGCAGAACCGCACATTGGAAGCTCTTATACAACTATTGTCGGAGACATCTTTGCTCGTTTTAAGAGAATGATGGGTTACGATGTTTTTTATTTAACGGGAACCGATGAACATGGGCAGAAAATAGCACAAGCTGCAAGGGAGAAAGGCGTTGAACCACAACAGCTGTGCGATGAACTAGCTCAAAAGTTTAAAGAACTTTGGAGAGAACTCGAAATTACCAACGATTATTTCATCAGAACAACCGATGAAAACCATATGAAAACCGTGCAGTACTTTGTTGCCAAGATGATGGAAAACGGAGACGTGTACAAAGGAACCTATGAAGGCTGGTACTGTGTACCTTGTGAGACATATTGGAATGAAGACGAGCTCGAACACACAGAAGATGGTAAACACGTATGTCCATCTTGTAAACGTGAGGTGCAATTGATTAAAGAGGAAAATTACTTCTTTAGACTGTCCAAATACAATGACGCACTTTTAAAACATTTCAGGGAAAATCCGGATTTTGTCGAACCTGACTTCCGCCGAAACGAGATGCTAAAGATTCTTGAATCCGGGTTGAAAGACCTTTCGATTACACGTACGACATTGAAATGGGGCATTCCTATGCCAGATGATCCAGAGCACGTGATATATGTTTGGGTTGATGCTCTGATAAATTACGTCTCTGCAATAGGGTATCCAGATGATATGGAATCTTTCAACAAGTGGTGGCCTGCTGATGTGCATCTTATTGGTAAGGAGATCAACAGGTTTCATAGCCTGATTTGGCCTGCAATGCTTATGTCTGTTGGACTACCATTGCCAAAGAAAATTTTCGCACACGGTTGGCTGACAGTAAATGGTCAGAAGATAAGTAAGTCGCTTGGAAATGCGATAGATCCTAGGGAATACGTCAAAAAGTATGGTAATGACGTTGTTAGGTACTACCTTGTCAGGGACATTATGTTCGGTAAAGATGGCGATTTCTCAGAGGAAAACCTGATCAAAAGGCTCAATTCAGACCTTGCAAACGATTACGGAAATCTATTACATCGAACCTTGGCGATGATCGTAAAACATTTCGATTCACAAATCCCAGGAATTGGCGAACTGGAAGAAATAGACAAGAATTTGGTAGAAAACTATGAGAAAACAAAACGAATGTACATCGAACTTATGGATAAATACAGAATTACCGAAGCTCTCGACGTGCTATGGCAGTTCATTGGCGATTTGAACAAGTACTTCGATGAGACAAAGCCGTGGGTACTTGCTAAGGAAGGTAATAAAGAAAGGCTTGGGACGATTCTTTCGCTCGTTACCGAGAGTATATTCAAAGTAGCAACTCTGGTGTCTTGCGTGATGCCAAATTCTTCAAAGGAAATTTATAGTAGACTTTCAGTAAGTGAAGCGTTCTCAGAAAAGCTCTTAGAAGGCTGGAACATACTTAAAGGTAACAAAGTTATCCACGGCGAACCTCTTTTTAAGAAGATAGAAAAAACGCAAAAAGAAACTGAAAAAGTACAACAACCTCAAAAACAGGGGGAGAAAACTATGGAAAAACAGGAAAAGGTTGCCGGTCAGGTTGGAAGTGAAAATGTTGTGTCTGTGGAGGAACTTATAGATATAGATTATTTCAAAAAAGTAGACCTGAGAGTTGCAAAGGTGTTAGCAGCAGAAAAAGTTGAAAAATCTGAAAAATTAGTCAAGTTGCAGATTGACCTTGGTGAACTTGGAACAAGGCAGATTGTTGCTGGGATTGCTCAGTTCTACAAACCAGAAGAACTCGTAGGGAAATTGATAGTTGTCGTTGCGAATTTAAAACCAGCAAAGCTTATGGGAATTGAATCAAGGGGTATGCTTCTTGCTGCGAAGAAAAACGATAAGCTTACATTGCTAACAGTCTCAAGTGAAATAGAACCGGGGGCAAAGATTTCTTAG
- a CDS encoding GatB/YqeY domain-containing protein — translation MALKEKILNDMKEAMKNKDEIRLRVLRSIKTAIGYFEVEGEKREATDEDVQKLILKEIKKRQESIEAYRQAGREDLAKAEEEELKILEEYAPKMLSKEEIKQIVSSVISELNATQKDFGKVMKEVMARIKGSADGKLVNEVVKELLK, via the coding sequence ATGGCACTTAAAGAAAAGATACTCAACGATATGAAGGAAGCTATGAAGAATAAAGATGAGATCAGACTAAGAGTTTTGAGGTCGATAAAAACGGCTATTGGATATTTTGAAGTAGAAGGAGAGAAAAGAGAAGCAACAGATGAAGATGTGCAAAAGCTCATACTCAAAGAAATAAAGAAACGCCAGGAATCTATAGAGGCTTACAGACAAGCAGGTAGAGAAGATCTGGCAAAGGCCGAAGAGGAAGAGCTTAAGATACTTGAAGAGTACGCTCCGAAGATGCTTTCCAAGGAAGAGATAAAACAAATTGTATCATCTGTGATATCGGAGTTAAACGCTACGCAGAAAGATTTCGGAAAGGTTATGAAAGAAGTCATGGCAAGAATTAAAGGTTCTGCCGATGGAAAACTCGTGAACGAAGTTGTAAAGGAGCTACTTAAGTGA
- a CDS encoding 5'-nucleotidase C-terminal domain-containing protein has product MRKSRIIVILSILTLFAVFVFAQTTSATVSIIHTANVYGNVLPFNYFTSTYEPKGLVQIYSYVNQLRQANSDLLLVDTGNLFYGSPFGDYFVEKNILENPVVSLFNQIGYDVFVPGTFELGLERKQFENTLKSLKPYVLAANLTNKFDFVKNYYVKVFSKGVKVATIGVVPPYGNLVSSDYISKIRTTIQTLKTEVAPDIIILATSGGINYDPVTGKQIALQSRLNIGDVLIKEFGKDVDIFLFGNQAIVYANVNKENKVFSLPGSEGASVNRIDITLSQKAGKWKISKVSIQNVNVGKIKPVENVLSWAQQFEPQVEKWLNEPVLNSTETIGFNKYMAILEDSLITELVNKSIIEYTKSHIGIWNVFSPNFEGFVEGDITRKDLYAIVGKTTTVKTLRLTGKQVKDIIKNGLTLLSFKDGKVIFEKSLVSSPWIYDIFENINYEVVLNKKDVRKLEFMSKPVDDNDVFVVSVPTIRTYGQNAIIDGTVLSELEVPVQNILFAQIKKILDGNVLNIKEDNNRVSLVQLAYTVKPGDTLAQIAYRLGVATSDEELPLAIVELMTLNPIIKNPNLIRPGWEIVYYKKYLDLIPPLKELFEAK; this is encoded by the coding sequence ATGAGAAAAAGTAGGATTATTGTTATACTGTCGATCCTAACACTTTTTGCGGTTTTTGTTTTCGCCCAGACCACTTCAGCTACGGTATCCATTATCCATACGGCGAACGTTTATGGAAATGTCCTACCTTTTAATTACTTCACAAGCACTTATGAACCAAAAGGTCTAGTGCAGATATACTCTTACGTTAACCAGCTCCGTCAGGCAAATTCAGATTTGTTGCTAGTCGATACCGGAAACTTGTTTTATGGTAGCCCTTTCGGTGATTATTTTGTGGAGAAAAATATCCTTGAGAATCCCGTTGTTTCTTTGTTTAACCAGATCGGGTACGATGTGTTTGTCCCTGGTACATTTGAACTAGGACTTGAGCGAAAACAATTTGAAAACACCTTAAAAAGTCTAAAACCGTATGTTCTTGCTGCTAATTTGACTAATAAATTCGATTTTGTCAAAAATTATTATGTTAAAGTTTTCTCAAAAGGTGTAAAGGTTGCTACGATTGGAGTTGTTCCACCATATGGAAATTTGGTCTCTTCAGACTACATCAGTAAAATCAGAACAACAATACAGACCTTAAAAACTGAAGTTGCTCCAGATATTATCATCCTTGCAACCAGCGGTGGAATCAACTACGATCCAGTTACTGGAAAGCAAATAGCATTACAAAGCAGACTCAACATCGGTGACGTATTGATTAAGGAATTTGGCAAAGATGTGGATATTTTCCTTTTTGGTAATCAAGCGATTGTCTATGCAAATGTCAATAAAGAGAACAAAGTGTTTTCGCTTCCGGGTAGCGAAGGAGCCTCTGTTAATCGAATAGATATAACACTTTCACAAAAGGCTGGTAAATGGAAAATCAGCAAGGTATCAATACAGAATGTCAACGTAGGAAAAATAAAACCAGTAGAGAATGTGTTAAGCTGGGCTCAACAGTTTGAACCACAAGTTGAAAAATGGTTGAACGAGCCTGTTTTGAATTCAACAGAAACGATAGGATTCAACAAATACATGGCTATTTTAGAAGATTCTTTAATTACAGAGCTTGTTAATAAATCGATAATTGAATATACAAAATCTCACATAGGAATATGGAATGTATTTAGCCCAAATTTCGAAGGTTTTGTTGAAGGTGATATTACAAGGAAGGATCTTTATGCCATTGTTGGTAAGACAACCACGGTGAAGACACTGCGGTTAACAGGGAAGCAAGTAAAGGATATTATCAAGAACGGTTTAACTTTGCTCTCATTTAAGGATGGTAAGGTTATTTTTGAAAAATCACTTGTAAGTTCTCCATGGATTTACGATATATTTGAGAACATAAATTACGAGGTCGTACTGAACAAGAAAGATGTGAGAAAACTGGAATTCATGAGTAAACCAGTTGATGATAACGATGTGTTTGTTGTTTCCGTTCCAACGATAAGGACCTATGGTCAAAACGCGATTATTGATGGAACAGTGCTGAGCGAGCTTGAAGTGCCTGTTCAGAATATTCTTTTTGCACAGATTAAGAAAATCTTGGATGGAAACGTTTTGAACATCAAGGAAGACAATAACAGGGTTTCATTAGTACAGCTTGCTTATACTGTGAAACCGGGCGATACATTAGCCCAGATAGCTTATAGATTGGGCGTCGCAACTTCAGATGAAGAATTACCGCTTGCTATTGTTGAACTCATGACACTCAACCCTATTATCAAAAACCCAAACCTTATTCGACCCGGTTGGGAAATTGTTTACTACAAGAAGTATCTGGATCTTATACCGCCTTTGAAGGAGCTATTTGAAGCCAAATAA